In a single window of the bacterium genome:
- a CDS encoding (2Fe-2S) ferredoxin domain-containing protein: MPKIKPADLDKIREETKRTILLREGAGRARVIVHMSTCGIAAGARRIMKALMEEIDQKGIKDVLLMTSSCAGLCSREPMITVELKDEPPVKYVDITPEKIKRVFEEHVLGGKIVSEYALSVGSERVG, translated from the coding sequence ATGCCAAAAATAAAACCTGCGGATTTAGATAAAATTCGTGAAGAGACAAAAAGAACTATCCTTCTTCGTGAAGGGGCTGGTCGAGCCAGAGTCATTGTTCATATGAGTACCTGCGGTATAGCCGCCGGGGCAAGGAGAATCATGAAAGCATTAATGGAAGAGATAGACCAGAAAGGGATTAAGGATGTCCTGCTTATGACCTCAAGTTGTGCAGGGCTTTGTAGTCGGGAACCTATGATAACCGTAGAATTAAAAGATGAACCTCCTGTTAAGTATGTGGATATAACTCCGGAAAAGATTAAAAGGGTATTTGAGGAACATGTCCTGGGTGGTAAGATAGTGAGTGAATACGCCCTATCAGTCGGCAGTGAAAGGGTAGGTTAA
- a CDS encoding ORF6N domain-containing protein — MDIVKLEEIENKIINLRGQKVILDSDVAELYAVETKRINEATKNNPDKFPGGYTLELDKNEWAALKSKFSTSIKGGKVKIPSAFTEKGLYMLATILKSPQATQTTIAIIETFAKIRNLSRNIKALSNVQDDSQKQNLLQKSGEIIAEILDDNLVSNESETTIELNFAVLKFKHSIKKTTKNGKK; from the coding sequence ATGGATATCGTAAAACTTGAAGAAATTGAAAACAAAATCATAAATTTAAGGGGTCAAAAAGTTATTCTTGATAGTGATGTAGCAGAATTATATGCAGTTGAGACAAAAAGAATTAATGAAGCTACCAAGAACAATCCAGATAAGTTTCCGGGTGGTTATACATTGGAACTTGATAAAAATGAATGGGCTGCATTGAAGTCGAAATTTTCGACTTCAATCAAAGGAGGGAAAGTTAAGATTCCAAGTGCCTTTACCGAAAAAGGCTTGTATATGTTAGCGACGATTCTCAAAAGCCCGCAAGCAACCCAAACAACAATAGCCATTATTGAAACTTTTGCAAAAATTAGAAACCTTTCACGAAATATTAAAGCACTGTCAAATGTACAGGACGATAGCCAAAAACAAAACTTGCTTCAAAAGAGCGGTGAAATCATTGCTGAAATTCTTGATGACAATCTGGTATCAAATGAGAGCGAAACAACTATTGAGCTGAATTTTGCTGTGTTGAAATTCAAGCACAGCATAAAAAAAACAACAAAAAATGGAAAAAAGTAG
- a CDS encoding HEPN domain-containing protein encodes MERIFCKEEQAKSCFKTANRHLEMANFLLEKEYFEGAIFHIYHALESSCVAGIILKGEKIPKKHYLKIPRFKSLYPSFPFSDELNTVVESLSPERDKALYLGIDSSWSLDSYTKEDMEEALEDTKGIVDKLEAYLFSKENIDG; translated from the coding sequence ATGGAAAGAATTTTTTGTAAAGAAGAACAAGCAAAAAGTTGTTTTAAGACAGCAAATCGTCATCTTGAAATGGCAAATTTTCTTTTAGAAAAGGAATATTTTGAGGGAGCTATCTTTCATATATATCATGCACTTGAATCTTCTTGTGTAGCTGGAATTATCTTAAAAGGTGAGAAAATACCCAAAAAACATTATTTAAAGATTCCCAGGTTTAAGAGCCTTTATCCATCCTTCCCATTTTCAGATGAATTGAATACAGTTGTAGAGTCACTTTCACCAGAAAGGGATAAGGCTTTATATTTAGGAATAGATTCATCGTGGTCTTTAGATTCTTATACCAAAGAGGATATGGAAGAAGCATTAGAAGATACTAAAGGGATTGTGGATAAATTAGAGGCATATTTATTTTCAAAGGAGAATATAGATGGCTAA
- the nuoF gene encoding NADH-quinone oxidoreductase subunit NuoF, whose product MKEYRTNIMLCTGTECVAKGSLEIMKALEEEVKKRGLEDKVAVIPTGCDGFCNAGPIMIVQPDGIFYQQVKVEHIPHLVEEHFLKGRPVKSLMYVPKKEEQPIARMKDIVFFRDQRLITLRNRGLIDPEKIEEYIARDGYKALAKVLTSMTPEQVIEEIKASGLRGRGGAGFPTGRKWEFCRNAEGEPKYIICNADEGDPGAYMDRSIMEADPHSILEGMVIGAYAMGASHGYIYIRIEYPLAIKRMERAIEQARDYGLLGEDILGAGFNFEVKIFRGAGAFVSGEETSLIASIEGGDVAPKQRPPFPAQSGLWGKPTNINNVETWANVPAIINRGAKWFAEIGTQGSKGTKVFSLAGKINNAGLVEVPMGITLRKMVYEIGGGIQNNKKFKAVQIGGPSGGCIPESLLDMPIDYEELTKVGAIMGSGGMIVMDENTCMVDITKYFLTFLNGESCGKCTSCREGINAMLEVVTKICEGKAIEEDIEFLEELGSMVKDASLCGLGQSAPNSVLSTLRYFRNEYIAHIKEKRCPAGVCKTLIKYSIDSERCKACLLCVKVCPSSAISGEKKQPQIIDRDKCIKCGACREICKFEAVIIT is encoded by the coding sequence ATGAAAGAATATAGAACTAATATTATGCTTTGCACAGGAACAGAGTGTGTGGCCAAAGGCTCATTAGAAATAATGAAAGCATTAGAGGAAGAGGTCAAAAAAAGGGGTTTAGAAGACAAAGTAGCGGTTATTCCTACCGGCTGTGATGGTTTCTGTAATGCCGGTCCAATTATGATTGTTCAGCCGGATGGCATATTCTATCAGCAGGTCAAGGTTGAACATATTCCTCATCTTGTTGAGGAGCATTTCCTGAAGGGAAGACCGGTAAAGTCATTGATGTATGTTCCCAAAAAAGAGGAACAACCCATTGCCCGGATGAAGGATATTGTCTTTTTCCGTGACCAGAGGTTGATTACCCTTCGTAATCGAGGGCTCATAGACCCGGAAAAGATTGAGGAGTATATTGCTCGGGATGGATATAAGGCATTGGCGAAAGTTCTAACTTCAATGACTCCTGAGCAGGTGATAGAAGAGATAAAGGCATCCGGACTTCGTGGCAGAGGAGGTGCAGGATTTCCAACCGGGAGAAAATGGGAGTTTTGTCGAAATGCTGAAGGTGAACCAAAGTATATTATTTGTAACGCAGATGAGGGAGACCCAGGGGCTTATATGGATAGGTCAATTATGGAGGCAGACCCACACTCGATTCTTGAAGGAATGGTCATTGGTGCTTATGCCATGGGTGCCTCCCATGGCTATATCTACATAAGAATTGAGTATCCCCTGGCCATAAAGAGGATGGAGCGAGCTATTGAACAAGCCAGGGATTATGGGCTGTTGGGTGAAGATATTTTAGGGGCTGGCTTTAATTTCGAGGTGAAAATATTCAGGGGAGCAGGGGCTTTTGTCTCTGGTGAGGAGACATCCCTGATTGCCTCTATTGAGGGAGGAGATGTTGCTCCAAAACAACGTCCACCATTTCCGGCCCAATCAGGTTTATGGGGCAAACCTACTAATATCAATAATGTAGAAACATGGGCAAATGTCCCGGCTATTATCAATCGAGGGGCAAAATGGTTTGCGGAGATTGGTACGCAAGGGAGTAAAGGGACAAAGGTCTTTTCCTTAGCCGGGAAGATAAACAATGCCGGATTGGTTGAGGTGCCTATGGGCATTACCCTCCGCAAGATGGTCTATGAAATTGGTGGCGGCATTCAGAATAATAAGAAGTTTAAAGCCGTTCAGATTGGTGGTCCCTCTGGTGGATGTATTCCGGAAAGCCTCCTTGATATGCCGATAGACTATGAGGAGCTAACCAAAGTTGGGGCGATAATGGGCTCTGGAGGCATGATTGTTATGGATGAAAACACCTGTATGGTGGATATAACTAAATACTTCCTTACCTTCCTTAATGGGGAGTCCTGTGGAAAATGTACCTCCTGCCGGGAGGGAATAAACGCCATGCTTGAGGTTGTAACCAAGATATGTGAAGGTAAGGCAATAGAGGAAGATATTGAGTTTTTAGAAGAGTTAGGCTCTATGGTCAAAGATGCCTCTCTGTGTGGATTGGGACAGTCAGCTCCAAATTCCGTGCTTTCTACCCTGCGATATTTTCGTAATGAATATATTGCCCACATCAAAGAAAAGAGGTGTCCTGCAGGTGTCTGTAAGACATTGATTAAATATTCAATCGACTCTGAGCGGTGCAAGGCTTGTTTGCTATGTGTCAAGGTATGCCCGTCTTCGGCTATTTCCGGCGAGAAGAAACAGCCTCAGATTATAGACAGAGATAAATGTATTAAATGCGGGGCATGTCGTGAGATATGTAAATTTGAGGCGGTAATTATAACATAG
- a CDS encoding nucleotidyltransferase domain-containing protein has protein sequence MKEINDILEEAKNKLEEDFKGEILSIVLFGSLARGAKKIGDIDLLIITKRRLGSSYKVTKLFAKQVFGNLFGKYNILFSPIIYDYETFKNLKDNSLLFENIRREGRLIYGKNFL, from the coding sequence ATGAAGGAGATTAATGATATTTTAGAAGAGGCTAAAAACAAATTGGAGGAAGATTTTAAGGGTGAGATACTCTCCATTGTCTTATTTGGCTCCTTGGCAAGAGGTGCAAAAAAGATAGGGGATATTGACCTTTTAATAATAACCAAAAGAAGGTTAGGCTCTTCTTATAAGGTGACTAAATTATTTGCCAAACAGGTATTCGGTAATCTATTTGGCAAATATAATATTCTTTTTTCTCCAATCATCTATGATTATGAAACCTTTAAGAATTTAAAAGATAACTCATTACTGTTTGAGAATATTCGCCGAGAAGGAAGGTTGATTTATGGAAAGAATTTTTTGTAA
- the nuoE gene encoding NADH-quinone oxidoreductase subunit NuoE, whose amino-acid sequence MAKKTGAVLVVGGGIAGIAASLDLAETGFKVYLLEKEPAIGGRMAQLDKTFPTNDCAMCTLAPRLVDVAGHPNIELITYGEVEGLKGEAGKFTVSISKKPRYIDSSKCTGCGVCVENCPVKYKIYMEHEEKVQVELSPEDLERMKKIIDAYKDEKGNLLPVLHDVNIEYRYLPEHILRYVSEELDLPLSMVYQIATFYNAFKFTPRGLYTISVCMGTACYIKGGPSILSAFERELGIKAGETTKDLKYSLETIACLGCCSKAPALMVNEEVYGHVTQAKVEEILKEYH is encoded by the coding sequence ATGGCTAAGAAAACCGGTGCGGTATTAGTCGTTGGTGGTGGTATTGCCGGTATTGCGGCATCACTTGACCTGGCAGAAACGGGATTTAAGGTCTATCTACTTGAGAAAGAACCTGCCATTGGCGGCAGAATGGCTCAACTTGATAAAACCTTCCCTACTAATGACTGTGCTATGTGTACCCTGGCACCAAGATTGGTTGATGTCGCCGGACATCCCAATATCGAATTAATAACTTATGGTGAAGTAGAAGGACTTAAGGGAGAAGCGGGCAAATTCACCGTCTCCATAAGTAAGAAGCCAAGATATATAGATTCGTCAAAGTGTACCGGTTGTGGCGTATGTGTCGAAAATTGCCCGGTCAAGTATAAAATTTACATGGAACATGAGGAAAAGGTTCAGGTAGAGCTTTCACCGGAAGATCTTGAAAGGATGAAGAAGATAATAGATGCCTATAAAGACGAAAAAGGAAACCTGTTGCCTGTTCTTCATGATGTCAATATTGAGTATCGGTATCTGCCCGAACATATCTTAAGGTATGTCTCTGAGGAGTTAGACCTTCCGTTGAGTATGGTCTATCAAATTGCTACATTTTATAATGCCTTTAAGTTTACTCCACGGGGACTTTATACCATCAGTGTTTGCATGGGAACAGCCTGCTACATTAAGGGGGGACCGTCTATCCTGTCTGCCTTTGAAAGGGAGTTAGGCATTAAAGCAGGTGAGACAACCAAAGATTTGAAATACAGTCTGGAAACGATTGCTTGTCTTGGCTGTTGTAGTAAGGCACCGGCGTTGATGGTCAATGAAGAAGTATATGGACATGTTACCCAGGCCAAGGTGGAAGAAATACTTAAGGAATATCACTAA